The Halobacillus amylolyticus nucleotide sequence GTATTGGGTGGTGTACTTGTTGCAATCCTTATTTATCGGTGGGTGAAAAAGAAACCCAATGATGCAGAAGAAGAAAATCGTTCCCAACCAGCATTTACAAAAGAGGATGAATTAAAGGTTCAGGAAGAATTAAAGAACTGGTTATAGGAAGGGGAGAGTACGAATGCCAACAACGATTATTATCATATTAGGAGTAGTCATATTAATGATTCTCCTTTCTCCTTTTTTATCCAAAAGGTCTGAAAACCAGATCTTCAGGGATCAAGGAAGTGGCGACCAGGAGAAAGAATATATTTTTTCTCAGTTGGCTGATTTAGAATATGACTTTCAGATGGGGAAGCTTTCTGAAACGGATTTTAACAAATCAAAAAGTGAGTTAACCGCTAAAGCTACAAAGTTTGTTCAACCAACGGAAAGCAGATTAGAACAAACACAAGCAGAGGTAGATCATCAAATAAGAATTCGTTTAAAGAAAAACGGGTTGGAACCCAAGACGGAGGGCCGTTATGAAAGTTAAACAATTTCCCTATATCCTTGTCATCATGGCTATATTTTCTTTTATGATTTATCCATCCCAAGCGTTTGCAGATAGTAAGTATCCTGTTCGGATAACCAATCAGACCATGGTCGTCTTCCCAGTCGATGAAAACACCATCCAAGTTGTTCAAAGTATGAGTTTTAAAAATAACGGAAAGCAAAAAGAAGAAAAACTACCCATTTATCTCCCGGAAGATTATGCTGATTTACAGCTTGGAGAAGGATTAACAGAGGAAAATATCGAGAAAACAGCAAAAGGAATCATTGATAAGACCGGTCTTGATGGTGGAAAAGAAAAACAACTCGTTGTTTTTTATAAGATGCCCATGTTCAATAGCTCTTCCCAATTTGCAATTGAACAATCCTATGTAACAGAGAAGGTTCAGGTTGCTATTCAAACGGGCGTTTTATCATTTACAGCAAGCGAGCTGCTGCCACAGTCTGAACTATTTGAAATGAACGGTAAAGAATTCCGGCGCTTCACTCATGTAGATGTTCACCCAGGTGAACCATGGACGCTTTCCTTCCGATTATTGAAAACATCTACACAGTCACCTTCAGAAGAGGGGGAACAGAACAATGCAAATAAACCAGGAGCAAAATATACGGAAGACGGATTGAAAATTATCGGAAATGACGGTTTTGGCTATGGAAAGGCTGCTTTTACTATTGTCATTATTATTGTCGCACTTGCAGCCGCCTTAATAGGCTTAAAGCGAGACTTACTAAAAACAACTGGGGATCATAGAAAAGTAAAACGATCATGGCTTGTGGATGAAAAGGAAATGCTGTTTGAAGAAATCATTCAGTTGGAAAGAGATTACCAGTCCAACCTAATAACAGAGGGAACGTACGAAAAGACAAAGGAAAAAACAAGGGAACATCTTGTTCGAGTGACAATGGAATTGAACAAGGGTCCCAGGGATAATGGAATTACAAAATGTCAATTTATTAATGAACGAAAAAAACGTGCTACGATCAATCAACCTTCATTGGAGACAAGGGGAGTCTATCGCGTTAATAGGGGCCAATGGGGCAGGTAAATCCTCCTTACTTAAAGTGCTGTCTACCTTGGTCAAGCCCAGTTCGGGTAATATAAAATACCCTGTCGGTATTTCGATAAGACAATGGAAGGAATCGCTAGGGATAGTGTTTCCGGAAACATTTCTATATGATGGGCTAACCGGATATGAAAACCTGCAATTTTACCAGAAGTTGTACGGGAAGGTTGACAAAGATGGAATTTCTCAAGTTTTGGAGCAGGTAGAACTATCACAAGTTCAACATGAACTCGTAAGTTCCTACTCTAAAGGTATGAAACAACGGTTATCTATAGCAAGGGCCCTCGTTCACTATCCGACATACTTTCTTTTAGACGAACCCTTTGATGGACTTGATTTGGTTTCAAAACAGGTACTCGAGGACCTTTTACAGCAAATGCACAAAAAGGGTACGAGCTATATTTTGGTTAGCCATGATACTGAACATGCGTGGAAACTGTGTGACCGGGCGCTTCTTATGCATAAGGGAAGAATTGTATTAGAGGAGAAGTGTACCAGGGAAGGCTATCTTCGTTTTACAAATCTATATAACGCCTTGTTTAAGGAGAATCAACATGATATTTCTTAGACAAGTTTCTTTAATAATAACACGTGATTTACGGATCGAGTTTAGAAGTAAGTCGCTTTTGCTATCAATGGTTGTTTTTGCATTATTATTTCAGGTGTTTCTCCAGATTGTATTCGATGCTAAAACACAGGCGCTTCAAATGGTTTCCCCAGGTGTTTTGTGGCTGCCTGTCTTGCTATCAGCTATGCTTGGTTTTAGCAAGTATGGTTCAGCAGAAAGAGAAAACGGAGCTATTACAGGTCTGTTGGTGTCTCCCATGGACAAAGGGGCGCTATTCTTAGGGAAGCTAATAGGAAATTATTTGCTCGTTTTTATTGTAATCATGACTTCTGTACCCATTTTCTTTTTATTTTTAAAGCAACCATACCCCGACTCCATTGGATTGTTGATAGCTACACTTCTATTAGGAAGCTGGGGTTTCGTAGCAATAGGTGTTTTTTTCACTACTCTAGCACAATCAAGCAGTGTCACTGAGTTGCTTGTGCCGATTATGATTTTCCCATTAGCTGTACCTTTATTTTTAGCAATTATCCAGTTAACGGAAATGGCACTATACCCGACACTTGGTATGGGAGAAGGCTTATGGATCTTGTTATTAATCGGTTATAATCTTATTTTCACCATTGTCCCTTTATTCTTATTTGATCTTTTGCTGGAGGTTTAGGATGATAAAAAAATATGTAAATCAAATGAAGTTATCTTTAACTGTAGTAGCAGGAATTTTAATGGTTATCCAATTATATATGGCGTTTTACTATGCTCCGACAGAGAAATTTATGGGGCATATCCAACGGATTATGTATTTCCATGTTCCAAGCGCCTTTGTCGCCTTTGCTGCGTTTGCGATTGTATTTGCAGCTGGTCTTATGTACTTATATACAAAAAATAAAAAGTGGGATTACTTGGCGTTATCATCGGCAGAAATTGGGGTTGTTTTTACGACATTTGTACTTATCTCTGGTTCCCTTTGGGCAAGACCCGTTTGGAACGCCTGGTGGGTATGGGATGATCCACGGTTGGTTACATCTTTAATCATGTGGTTTATTTATGTTGCTTACTTGATGATTCGAACTTCTGTTCAAGGAGAAGAACGCTATCGTAAGTTTTCAGCTATTTTTGGAATTATAGGGTTTATTGATGTACCATTAGTTTATTTTTCGGTGAAGTGGTGGAGAACCATCCATCCAAAGGTCATTGATAAAGAAGGCGTACACATGCCACCAGAAATGGCTCAAACACTATTCTTTAGTATCTTTGCATTTTTGTTTCTCTTCGTAACCTTGCTGCTTTATCGCTATGTACTTGAAGACCAACGAGAAAAGATAAAAGAACTAAAAAAATAACCTGGAAAAAGGACGGTATAACTATGACTTATTTGTTTGTAGGTGTAATCATACTATGGATTGGTATTTTATTCTATATGGGTCGACTATACAGCCAACAAAAGAAAGTTTCACGTAAGTTAGACGAGTTACAGTGAAAACTTTTTAAGAAAGGGGAGGGAACATGCTTAGGAAGATTATACGGATCACTTCTCTTATCGCCATTTTAGCGGGATTTACTTATGTAGCAATTAATTTAGGTCAGAACTCAACTGCGGCTGAGATAGGGGACCCTGCACCTGAATTTACTCTGGAAGATATGGATGGAAATATGGTTAGCTTATCGGATTATCAAGGGCAGTTTGTCGTTTTGAATTTTTTTGCATCCTGGTGTCCACCTTGTAGAGAGGAAGCACCGGAACTGCAAGACTTTGAGGAACAGTACGGAGATCAGGCAAAATTGTTGTTCCTCGATCGAGCAGAACCGAAGGTGAGCGTCCAAGAACATATTGAAGAGTTTAACTCTACGTCAACCTATCTTCTAGATTATAACGACTCTATGGCGAAGCCGTATGGGGTCAGAGGACAACCCGAAACCTTTTTCATCGATGAGAAAGGAATTATCCGTTATCATCATGTTGGGCCC carries:
- the ccmI gene encoding c-type cytochrome biogenesis protein CcmI, with the translated sequence MPTTIIIILGVVILMILLSPFLSKRSENQIFRDQGSGDQEKEYIFSQLADLEYDFQMGKLSETDFNKSKSELTAKATKFVQPTESRLEQTQAEVDHQIRIRLKKNGLEPKTEGRYES
- a CDS encoding ABC transporter ATP-binding protein, producing MNEKNVLRSINLHWRQGESIALIGANGAGKSSLLKVLSTLVKPSSGNIKYPVGISIRQWKESLGIVFPETFLYDGLTGYENLQFYQKLYGKVDKDGISQVLEQVELSQVQHELVSSYSKGMKQRLSIARALVHYPTYFLLDEPFDGLDLVSKQVLEDLLQQMHKKGTSYILVSHDTEHAWKLCDRALLMHKGRIVLEEKCTREGYLRFTNLYNALFKENQHDIS
- a CDS encoding heme exporter protein CcmB — its product is MIFLRQVSLIITRDLRIEFRSKSLLLSMVVFALLFQVFLQIVFDAKTQALQMVSPGVLWLPVLLSAMLGFSKYGSAERENGAITGLLVSPMDKGALFLGKLIGNYLLVFIVIMTSVPIFFLFLKQPYPDSIGLLIATLLLGSWGFVAIGVFFTTLAQSSSVTELLVPIMIFPLAVPLFLAIIQLTEMALYPTLGMGEGLWILLLIGYNLIFTIVPLFLFDLLLEV
- a CDS encoding cytochrome c biogenesis protein, with amino-acid sequence MIKKYVNQMKLSLTVVAGILMVIQLYMAFYYAPTEKFMGHIQRIMYFHVPSAFVAFAAFAIVFAAGLMYLYTKNKKWDYLALSSAEIGVVFTTFVLISGSLWARPVWNAWWVWDDPRLVTSLIMWFIYVAYLMIRTSVQGEERYRKFSAIFGIIGFIDVPLVYFSVKWWRTIHPKVIDKEGVHMPPEMAQTLFFSIFAFLFLFVTLLLYRYVLEDQREKIKELKK
- a CDS encoding CcmD family protein; translated protein: MTYLFVGVIILWIGILFYMGRLYSQQKKVSRKLDELQ
- a CDS encoding TlpA family protein disulfide reductase translates to MLRKIIRITSLIAILAGFTYVAINLGQNSTAAEIGDPAPEFTLEDMDGNMVSLSDYQGQFVVLNFFASWCPPCREEAPELQDFEEQYGDQAKLLFLDRAEPKVSVQEHIEEFNSTSTYLLDYNDSMAKPYGVRGQPETFFIDEKGIIRYHHVGPMTTEFVVETVNKYRKTPLK